A single window of Culicoides brevitarsis isolate CSIRO-B50_1 chromosome 3, AGI_CSIRO_Cbre_v1, whole genome shotgun sequence DNA harbors:
- the LOC134834114 gene encoding GTP-binding protein 2 has product MDGFFSLFDPSEDDNAGSETRHRTNGHHPRYKDTNGNSRHHSNIKKYRGENGREEHQILDFDQGKLPPEPQLGNIEYKLKLINPGAQRLEHLVTQMKWRLREGAGEAIYEIGVSDNGQLYGLTENDMNASLQTLTTMAQKLGATTNVLRRKSIPGRRSVCEVLVRKIPEDQHNIELRVAVLGANDAGKSTLLGVLTQNEMDNGRGRARLNMFRHLHEIQTGRTSCISHETLGFDADGNVINYGGGEMITAEEISDKSTKLVSFMDCAGYRRYMKTTVHALSGYLPNIACLVISAAGVNKSLGTNTEEHMQIIRALGMPFFCVITKIDLTSPELTIRELTLFLTSIGCRKVPYVIYNEDDVLTANARLSENVVPIFCVSNVTGVGLDLLSKFLFVLSPDTSNTEKERLEKEPILFHIDEIFKVAEIGLVAGGLLVKGIITENTKAKVGPLNDGSFQPIEIQTIHRNKAPCRIVKALQSASLSFADAENLPQIRSGMVILANDDDDDEGPPFGSYFFQATISVLHHKTTINAGFQCTVHINSIRQTAIIEGIMGSQGLSTGKSGSALFRFVGHPEYVKPGMRILFREGATKGIGTVTQVFALNEKAC; this is encoded by the exons ATGGATGGATTTTTCAGTCTTTTTGATCCGTCGGAGGACGACAATGCGGGATCCGAGACGCGACATCGCACGAACGGACATCATCCGCGTTACAAAGACACGAACGGCAATTCGCGGCATCACagcaacatcaaaaaatatcgcGGCGAAAATGGGCGCGAAGAACatcaaattttggactttGATCAGGGCAAGTTGCCGCCCGAACCGCAACTCGGCAACATTGAGTACAAATTGAAGCTGATAAATCCGGGGGCGCAACGTTTGGAGCATTTGGTGACACAGATGAAGTGGCGTTTGAGGGAAGGCGCCGGCGAAGCAATTTACGAGATTGGCGTTTCGGATAACGGGCAGTTGTATGGATTGACGGAAAATGACATGAATGCGTCGTTGCAGACTTTGACGACGATGGCGCAGAAATTGGGTGCGACGACGAACGTTCTGAGGAGGAAAAGTATTCCAG GTCGTCGTTCAGTTTGCGAAGTCCTCGTACGCAAAATTCCCGAAGATCAGCACAACATCGAGCTCCGCGTCGCAGTTTTAGGCGCCAACGATGCCGGAAAATCCACTCTCCTCGGCGTCTTAACGCAAAACGAGATGGATAACGGTCGCGGAAGGGCTCGTCTCAACATGTTCCGGCATCTGCACGAAATCCAAACGGGTCGAACTTCCTGCATCAGTCACGAAACACTCGGCTTCGATGCCGATGGCAACGTCATCAACTACGGCGGCGGCGAAATGATTACCGCGGAAGAAATTAGCGACAAATCGACAAAGCTCGTGTCATTCATGGACTGCGCCGGCTATCGACGCTACATGAAAACCACGGTTCACGCATTATCGGGCTACTTACCGAACATTGCGTGCTTGGTAATTTCCGCAGCGGGCGTTAACAAATCTCTCGGCACCAATACGGAGGAACACATGCAAATAATTCGCGCTCTCGGGATGCCCTTCTTCTGTGTCATCACGAAAATCGATTTGACATCGCCCGAGTTGACAATTCGCGAATTGACGCTGTTTCTCACCTCGATCGGATGTCGCAAAGTGCCATATGTCATTTATAACGAAGACGATGTGCTAACTGCGAATGCTCGTCTCTCCGAAAATGTCGTTCCAATCTTTTGCGTTTCCAATGTCACGGGCGTGGGACTTGATTTATTGAGCAAATTCCTCTTTGTACTGTCGCCAGACACGAGCAACACGGAAAAAGAGCGTTTGGAGAAGGAACCGATCCTCTTTCACATCGACGAGATCTTCAAAGTTGCCGAAATTGGTCTCGTGGCGGGCGGATTGCTCGTGAAAGGAATTATTACGGAAAATACAAAAGCTAAAGTTGGTCCCCTGAACGACGGATCCTTCCAACCGATCGAAATTCAAACGATTCATCGGAACAAAGCGCCATGCCGCATCGTCAAGGCATTGCAAAGTGCATCACTTTCCTTCGCGGATGCCGAAAACTTACCTCAAATTCGCAGCGGAATGGTAATTCTCGcgaatgatgatgacgacgacgaaggcCCGCCATTTGGGTCGTACTTCTTTCAGGCAACCATCAGTGTGCTGCATCACAAAACGACAATTAACGCGGGATTCCAATGCACCGTGCACATCAACTCGATACGACAAACTGCCATTATCGAAGGTATTATGGGCTCCCAGGGCCTCTCGACGGGCAAATCTGGCTCGGCGTTATTCCGCTTCGTCGGGCATCCGGAATACGTTAAACCGGGCATGAGAATTCTCTTCAGAGAAGGGGCGACAAAAGGCATTGGAACAGTAACGCAAGTCTTTGCCTTGAACGAAAAAGCTTGTTAA